Part of the Aciduliprofundum boonei T469 genome is shown below.
TCTTCCTCTATTTCTTCTATTCCTTCAATTTCTTCGACGGATTCATCCATTTTTCATACCTCCATTAAAGGGTAGATACAATCATGGTTTTTTCCACGGTGAAATTTACTAAAGTAGGGGTATGCGGAGTGAATACGAGAACTCCATTTACCCATATATGAGCCTGATTTATAGGTATAAACCAGAAACTCAAGTTCATTCCTAAATAGATGTCTATATTTTTCACATAAAATCCATCAGCATCTATGTACTGAATGTCCTCAGGCAAACCTGCACCAAAATCTTTCCATCTCATCTGTATAGCATAAATTCCGGT
Proteins encoded:
- a CDS encoding DUF1850 domain-containing protein — protein: MKKLFYFFIILIPILALSISFYPTDALVVDDGHTSHTFRIGDGFNITIYYIHSVERSPIYEVLWVNSTGIYAIQMRWKDFGAGLPEDIQYIDADGFYVKNIDIYLGMNLSFWFIPINQAHIWVNGVLVFTPHTPTLVNFTVEKTMIVSTL